A genomic region of Bdellovibrionales bacterium contains the following coding sequences:
- a CDS encoding polyprenyl synthetase family protein: MNKETFVSMEKTSFEDLFRRELQFIENHLPHYFAETSELSSKGLNQLNKSINYSLLSGGKRFRPVLTLLTAEVLGSSPDRVLPLAAAVEFIHTYSLIHDDLPAMDNDSLRRGKPTNHVVFGEATALLAGDALLTEAFCVLAKGYQDRPQVGLKVIEMLASAAGLFGMVGGQALDMQLISEERSEDLMRRIHDLKTGALIAVSCEAAAHICEAGSEEMLALKEYSRNLGLAFQLADDIMDFNPNQPEKTSYINVVGIHETQVYLKRVAELASAALAIFGGKADLLHRLVKFNLDRVGSINT, from the coding sequence GTGAATAAGGAGACTTTCGTTTCCATGGAAAAAACTAGCTTTGAGGATTTGTTTCGCAGGGAATTGCAATTTATTGAGAATCACCTGCCTCACTATTTTGCTGAAACGAGCGAGCTATCGAGCAAGGGTTTGAACCAGCTTAATAAATCTATAAATTATTCTCTTTTGTCTGGTGGTAAGAGGTTTCGCCCAGTACTCACCTTATTGACGGCTGAAGTTCTGGGAAGTTCTCCGGACAGAGTTCTGCCTCTGGCAGCAGCCGTTGAATTTATTCATACCTATTCGCTGATTCATGACGATCTGCCTGCAATGGACAACGATTCGCTCAGGCGAGGAAAACCAACAAATCATGTTGTGTTCGGAGAAGCCACTGCGCTATTGGCTGGTGATGCACTTTTAACGGAAGCCTTTTGTGTTTTGGCAAAGGGGTATCAGGATCGTCCTCAAGTTGGGTTGAAAGTGATTGAAATGCTTGCATCAGCCGCTGGTTTGTTCGGCATGGTTGGGGGCCAAGCATTGGATATGCAGCTCATATCAGAGGAGAGGTCAGAAGATTTGATGCGAAGGATTCATGATCTTAAAACCGGAGCCTTGATAGCTGTCAGTTGTGAGGCGGCCGCTCATATTTGCGAAGCTGGTAGCGAAGAAATGTTGGCTCTCAAAGAATACTCCAGAAATCTAGGATTGGCCTTTCAGTTGGCAGATGACATCATGGACTTCAATCCGAATCAGCCTGAAAAGACGAGCTATATCAACGTTGTTGGAATACACGAGACACAAGTCTATCTCAAAAGGGTGGCTGAATTGGCCTCGGCAGCCCTTGCGATTTTTGGTGGCAAAGCAGATCTGTTGCATCGATTGGTGAAATTCAATCTTGACCGAGTCGGTTCGATCAACACCTAG
- a CDS encoding exodeoxyribonuclease VII small subunit yields MSFEKKLSRLEAIIKKMEEGECSLDDSLKLFEEGVGLAKECHGKLNEAEQKVKVLLSVNDQGQAEFGEFNMEGDEK; encoded by the coding sequence GTGAGTTTTGAGAAAAAATTGAGTCGGCTTGAGGCGATTATTAAGAAAATGGAAGAAGGAGAATGTTCCCTGGATGATTCTTTGAAATTATTCGAAGAAGGAGTTGGGCTGGCAAAAGAATGTCATGGAAAATTGAATGAAGCTGAACAAAAGGTGAAGGTTCTTCTCAGCGTCAACGATCAGGGCCAGGCAGAATTCGGAGAATTTAACATGGAAGGGGATGAAAAGTGA
- the xseA gene encoding exodeoxyribonuclease VII large subunit — protein MEAEIDAVGAQFIEQKGPQVYAVSQLNQVIRQLLEGQFDFLWIQGEISNFKAHPSGHYYFSLKDKKAQISAVMFKGFNRHLKFKPKDGIEVLVRGKVSVYEQRGNYQILCETMEPLGAGSLQIAFEQLKNKLQKEGLFDESRKRSLPSFPEHVALVTAPSGAAIRDMLNVLRRRSRGLRITVIPAIVQGGQAPESIVKGIENANRLSDVDVIIIGRGGGSIEDLWGFNEEQVARAIASSKRPIISAVGHEIDFTIADFVADLRAPTPSAAAELVVKNADDLIAALHICSRRLYLSLERRIQFFRHKIENVSRRLVDPRRKLRDLILRCDELTERLEYGMLLRLERSRSQWEHFSTLLDSLSPLRVVERGYAILRDRDNRIIKKIQGVVVGSGVEIQIADGVIEAEVSRVRSVQIKKGSSREF, from the coding sequence ATGGAAGCTGAAATTGACGCTGTCGGCGCGCAGTTTATCGAGCAGAAAGGGCCTCAGGTCTACGCAGTTAGCCAATTGAATCAGGTTATTCGCCAATTATTAGAAGGTCAGTTTGATTTTCTCTGGATACAGGGAGAGATTTCAAATTTCAAGGCGCATCCTTCGGGTCATTACTACTTTAGTTTAAAAGATAAAAAAGCCCAAATCTCTGCGGTTATGTTCAAAGGTTTTAACCGGCATTTGAAGTTTAAACCAAAGGATGGAATTGAAGTTTTGGTTCGCGGCAAGGTCAGCGTTTACGAGCAGCGAGGCAACTATCAGATTTTATGTGAGACGATGGAACCTTTGGGAGCGGGCTCTTTGCAGATAGCCTTTGAGCAGTTAAAAAATAAATTGCAGAAGGAAGGTTTGTTTGATGAGTCACGAAAGAGGAGCTTGCCGAGCTTTCCTGAACATGTGGCGCTGGTGACGGCTCCAAGTGGGGCGGCCATTCGGGACATGCTCAATGTTTTACGAAGACGAAGTCGTGGACTGCGTATCACTGTTATTCCTGCGATTGTTCAGGGGGGGCAGGCACCAGAAAGTATTGTTAAGGGGATCGAAAATGCAAATCGTCTGTCCGATGTGGATGTGATTATTATTGGGCGTGGGGGAGGTTCGATAGAGGACCTTTGGGGGTTTAATGAGGAACAGGTGGCGAGAGCCATAGCTTCATCGAAAAGGCCCATTATTTCGGCTGTAGGTCACGAGATAGATTTTACGATTGCTGATTTTGTAGCTGATTTACGGGCTCCGACTCCTTCGGCCGCGGCAGAACTTGTTGTTAAAAATGCGGATGATTTAATCGCCGCGCTACATATTTGCAGTCGCCGTCTCTATCTTTCCTTAGAAAGGCGAATTCAATTTTTTCGTCATAAGATTGAGAATGTCTCAAGGCGTTTAGTAGATCCGCGGAGAAAGTTGAGGGATTTGATTCTTCGCTGTGATGAGCTGACCGAGAGACTGGAATACGGCATGCTGCTCAGGTTGGAAAGATCCAGGTCTCAATGGGAACACTTTTCTACGCTCCTCGATTCATTGAGCCCTCTGAGAGTGGTTGAACGCGGCTATGCTATCCTGAGAGATCGTGACAATCGTATTATCAAAAAAATTCAGGGCGTGGTTGTTGGAAGCGGGGTAGAAATTCAGATCGCTGACGGTGTGATTGAGGCCGAGGTTAGCCGGGTAAGATCGGTTCAGATAAAAAAAGGGAGTTCACGTGAGTTTTGA
- a CDS encoding transglycosylase domain-containing protein: MSIKKIIAALLGLLFIGIGAGSILVLSLSADLPKMIKVEDYEPLLVSEVYDREGGKIGEFFREKRMLLAYEDIPQAIIQAFTSAEDATFFKHGGINYTSTLRALLANIRAGRKVQGGSTITMQVARSILLTPEKTYTRKIKEVMLSYRMESNLTKQEILYLYLNQIYLGQGSYGIGAAADIYFRKSVKDLTLPEIALLAGLPQAPSRYSPISNPSSAKERQRYVLSRMAEEGYITSAEATQAAAAPVQVYVRKDYKELAPYYLETVRQLLVKKLGEETVLDRGIKVFTGLDIKKQIAAQDQVRLGLRQLDKRQGYRGPKGNLTGTDKVAEFLLKSRNDLMDEASAIRTLKSDGSVEDKGKLNLTGLDKAGKPLPNLPSYISLNQIVPAIVVKIDDKWGLVHVRFAESRGMIDFQSMKWARRPDPGIRAEGAEILKASDALKVGDLIDVKVIDPKFRSDRISELLTSMKKKAGKNYSAPSDLPEWSNFCLIELEQDPTAEGALVSIDQNNNDLISLVGGKDFTHSEFNRALQAARQTGSAFKTLVYASALDKGFTPATSLIDSPIVYEDDDAEVQDMDTDAILKKKWKPLNHSKKFSGETLFRGALIQSLNVPTVKIIEKISVEWVAAYAHRLGIFSPLNYDFTMALGSSGITLYEMTKAFATFGRLGRRVSPILIHRVEDKKGNILLEKIGLDERFESELGPQESEFEQRRVAYLRYQSEVNPKDQDSNNNNTNENNENSKQTEKKIPASNLGKTGSNQNEAPSYLLKIEDTGKTIDLRKEPPFYFDDPDQLLRPETSYVMTTLLQAVVEEPGGTGRAARALGRPAAAKTGSTSGYYDAWFMGYTPDIATGVWVGFDEERSLGKGEVGGRAALPIWTEYMKIAHEGIPIRNFPIPDGIVFANIDNTTGKLASNATQSENVIRQAFIEGTEPSESAAKNNSQEEKDFIKEDLSQ; this comes from the coding sequence ATGTCGATAAAGAAAATCATCGCGGCTCTATTAGGATTGCTATTCATTGGGATTGGCGCCGGATCTATATTGGTCCTCTCTCTCTCCGCAGATCTTCCAAAAATGATAAAAGTTGAAGATTATGAGCCTCTTTTGGTATCGGAAGTTTATGACCGCGAAGGCGGGAAAATAGGCGAGTTTTTTCGCGAAAAGCGCATGCTCTTAGCCTATGAAGATATCCCCCAGGCGATTATTCAAGCTTTTACCTCAGCCGAAGATGCCACATTCTTTAAACATGGTGGGATCAATTACACCTCAACACTGAGAGCTCTGCTTGCCAATATTCGCGCCGGTCGCAAAGTGCAAGGCGGTTCAACGATCACTATGCAGGTGGCTCGCTCTATCCTTTTGACTCCCGAAAAAACTTACACCCGAAAAATTAAAGAAGTCATGCTTTCCTACCGCATGGAAAGCAATCTCACTAAACAGGAAATTCTCTATCTTTACTTAAATCAAATCTATTTGGGTCAGGGTTCCTACGGAATCGGCGCTGCAGCTGATATTTATTTTCGCAAATCCGTTAAAGATCTCACTCTCCCCGAGATCGCCCTGCTCGCTGGGCTCCCTCAGGCACCAAGTCGCTATTCACCAATATCAAATCCTAGCTCGGCCAAAGAAAGACAGCGTTACGTTTTATCTCGCATGGCAGAAGAGGGCTACATAACCTCCGCCGAGGCCACCCAGGCCGCGGCCGCTCCTGTTCAAGTCTATGTTCGAAAGGACTACAAGGAGCTTGCCCCCTATTATTTGGAGACTGTGCGGCAGCTGCTCGTGAAAAAACTTGGTGAAGAAACGGTTTTAGATAGAGGAATTAAAGTTTTTACCGGGCTTGATATCAAGAAACAAATAGCAGCGCAGGATCAAGTCCGATTAGGACTTCGCCAGTTAGACAAACGCCAAGGTTATCGTGGCCCAAAGGGAAATCTGACAGGAACTGATAAGGTCGCCGAATTTTTACTTAAATCGCGCAATGACCTCATGGATGAAGCAAGCGCTATCCGCACTCTTAAATCAGACGGCTCAGTGGAGGACAAAGGAAAGCTCAATTTGACTGGTTTAGACAAAGCAGGAAAACCCCTTCCAAATCTTCCCTCCTACATCAGCCTCAATCAAATTGTTCCAGCCATTGTCGTTAAAATCGACGACAAATGGGGGCTCGTCCATGTCAGATTTGCAGAATCCAGAGGAATGATCGATTTTCAATCTATGAAGTGGGCGCGGCGACCAGATCCCGGCATCAGAGCTGAGGGCGCAGAAATTCTTAAGGCCAGCGACGCGCTTAAGGTGGGTGACCTCATTGACGTCAAAGTCATCGACCCTAAATTTCGATCGGATCGAATCTCAGAGCTGCTCACATCAATGAAAAAAAAGGCCGGGAAGAACTATTCTGCTCCTAGCGATTTGCCGGAGTGGAGTAATTTCTGTCTGATCGAGCTGGAACAAGATCCAACTGCTGAGGGCGCACTTGTTTCTATTGATCAAAATAACAATGATTTAATTTCTCTTGTTGGCGGAAAGGATTTTACTCACTCAGAATTCAATCGAGCCCTCCAGGCCGCGCGCCAGACCGGTTCCGCATTCAAAACGCTCGTCTACGCGTCCGCCTTGGATAAGGGGTTTACTCCAGCAACCTCACTGATCGATTCTCCAATTGTCTACGAAGACGATGATGCAGAAGTTCAGGATATGGACACAGATGCCATTCTCAAGAAAAAATGGAAACCTTTGAACCATAGCAAAAAGTTTAGTGGCGAGACTTTATTTCGTGGAGCCCTCATTCAGAGTCTAAACGTCCCCACCGTAAAAATTATCGAGAAGATTTCGGTTGAATGGGTGGCCGCATATGCTCACCGCCTCGGGATCTTTAGTCCTCTGAATTATGATTTTACTATGGCGCTGGGTTCAAGCGGAATCACCCTCTATGAAATGACGAAGGCGTTTGCTACTTTCGGACGCCTGGGACGTCGGGTATCTCCAATACTGATTCATCGGGTTGAAGACAAAAAAGGAAACATCTTGCTCGAAAAAATTGGCCTGGATGAAAGATTCGAATCGGAGCTAGGGCCTCAGGAAAGCGAATTCGAACAGCGTCGCGTCGCTTACTTACGATATCAAAGTGAAGTGAATCCCAAAGATCAAGATTCAAACAACAACAACACAAACGAAAATAACGAAAACTCAAAGCAGACAGAAAAGAAAATACCGGCAAGCAATCTAGGCAAGACCGGATCTAATCAAAATGAAGCGCCCTCTTATCTCCTGAAAATCGAAGATACTGGCAAGACAATTGACCTCCGCAAAGAACCTCCTTTTTATTTCGACGATCCTGATCAACTTCTTCGTCCAGAGACATCTTATGTCATGACGACCTTGCTTCAAGCGGTTGTTGAAGAGCCTGGCGGCACAGGCCGAGCCGCTCGTGCCCTGGGGCGCCCAGCTGCCGCCAAGACTGGCTCTACCAGCGGCTACTATGATGCTTGGTTTATGGGTTACACGCCGGATATTGCAACCGGGGTTTGGGTTGGGTTTGACGAAGAAAGATCTCTCGGGAAAGGAGAGGTCGGGGGAAGGGCGGCACTCCCTATCTGGACAGAGTACATGAAAATTGCCCATGAAGGCATCCCCATTCGAAATTTTCCAATTCCGGACGGCATTGTATTTGCCAACATCGACAATACCACCGGCAAGTTGGCTTCTAATGCAACTCAATCAGAGAACGTTATTCGGCAAGCCTTCATTGAAGGCACAGAGCCAAGTGAGTCGGCTGCAAAGAATAATTCACAGGAAGAAAAGGATTTTATCAAAGAGGATCTCTCTCAATGA
- the uvrA gene encoding excinuclease ABC subunit UvrA, translated as MKNIHLWGVRQNNLKDIEVDIPIGSFTVVCGPSGSGKSSLAFETLYAEGQRRFFESLSNYSKQFLNKAPKPDIQGVENIPPAISIEQKNSVKSSRSTVGTTTEVVDYLRLLYEKLGQAFCPEHHLALERDSISEGADKILALFEGERGYILAPIPAENRLLSGKKFYDQLIKDGILRIYCPAKTAESEVKASRRKGKSAQSGSTKKVLAQAASDSLTRSQLTPFFQGKLGEVLELSDGKFKRYGPPKDEFYLVIDRLAFRSEERGRIIDSLSHAYSASLKYNNERNSGRALIASTEGKHLFVSEDLSCSICSYSFPRLTSRMFSFNSPLGACPKCKGFGNLLELDIHKVIPNFELSLSQGALTPFTMPSAAKDRQVLFKYCNKMGISLHTPWKDLPSEQKKLVWEGSKDFFGVTGLFEYLETKKYKMHIRVFLSRYKSAVQCSTCKGTRLKPEIQQVLIEGKSISDLCAMTVSDLLQHLHRLRLSPSQKEICEELHQQLLGRLSFLRDVGVGYMTMDRPTRTLSGGEYQRLNLANQLGMGLSQTLYVLDEPTVGLHPRDNDKLIDVLKRLNELGNTLVVVEHDHDVIRNASHIIEMGPGSGHLGGEILFSGNIRDFYHFDGSNTLPYLKGADKWILEKSERPIEPKSYQYKIEVTGCTGNNLKNVDLSIPLHRIVTVTGVSGSGKSSLITNTLYPALARTLGVEYLEGLPFKELRGDNFIKGVLMIDQSPIGKTARSNPVTYLKVYDHIRSLFANTPEAKALGLTAGAFSLNVDGGRCPVCKGLGHEVVDMIFMDDLEIPCDACDRKKFRPEILEILFKDRNIHQILEMTVAEAMDFFVSFPNIRRPLSVLREVGLEYLRLGQNANSLSGGESQRLKIAREFNSTSQKSTLYILDEPTTGLHFREVHLLLGVLNRLVESGGSVLLIEHNLEVIRHSDWVIDMGPEAGIGGGDVIAAATPDELTKSLKGYTGRYLKHYMDFIHRSEEGKMEVVPSTSKAEDLLSS; from the coding sequence ATGAAGAACATCCATTTATGGGGGGTTCGACAGAATAATCTTAAGGACATCGAAGTTGATATTCCTATTGGATCGTTTACCGTAGTTTGTGGGCCAAGTGGCTCGGGAAAGAGTTCTTTGGCTTTTGAGACACTCTACGCAGAAGGACAACGACGTTTTTTCGAGAGCCTTAGTAACTACAGCAAGCAATTTCTTAATAAAGCACCAAAACCTGATATCCAGGGCGTCGAAAATATTCCCCCGGCAATATCCATCGAACAGAAAAATTCGGTAAAATCCTCCCGATCGACTGTCGGAACAACCACCGAAGTCGTCGACTATCTCAGACTGCTTTATGAAAAATTGGGCCAGGCATTTTGTCCAGAGCACCATCTCGCTCTTGAGAGAGATTCCATTTCTGAAGGTGCCGATAAGATTCTTGCTTTGTTCGAGGGCGAGCGAGGCTACATCTTGGCGCCCATTCCCGCAGAAAACCGCCTACTCAGTGGGAAAAAGTTTTATGACCAACTCATCAAGGATGGAATCCTAAGAATCTACTGCCCCGCCAAAACCGCCGAGTCAGAGGTTAAAGCCAGCCGTCGAAAAGGCAAGTCCGCCCAAAGTGGCTCCACAAAAAAGGTCCTGGCCCAGGCCGCCTCTGACAGTCTCACTCGCTCCCAACTGACTCCGTTCTTTCAAGGCAAATTGGGAGAAGTCCTTGAGCTGAGCGATGGAAAATTCAAGCGATACGGCCCACCAAAAGATGAATTCTACCTCGTTATCGATCGTTTGGCCTTCCGCTCCGAAGAAAGAGGAAGAATTATCGACTCCCTTTCTCATGCTTATTCGGCCTCTCTCAAATACAACAACGAGAGGAATTCGGGTCGGGCTCTCATTGCATCCACCGAAGGAAAGCACCTCTTTGTCAGTGAAGATCTTTCTTGCTCAATTTGTTCTTACTCATTTCCTCGTCTTACTTCTCGCATGTTCAGCTTTAACAGCCCGCTCGGAGCTTGTCCCAAATGCAAGGGTTTCGGAAACCTTCTTGAGTTAGATATACACAAGGTAATCCCCAATTTTGAACTGAGCCTTTCCCAAGGAGCTCTCACTCCATTCACAATGCCAAGTGCGGCAAAGGACCGGCAGGTTCTCTTTAAATACTGCAATAAGATGGGCATCAGCTTACATACACCCTGGAAAGACCTTCCATCAGAACAAAAGAAACTGGTTTGGGAGGGATCCAAGGATTTTTTTGGTGTGACTGGTCTTTTTGAATACTTGGAGACAAAAAAATATAAAATGCATATCCGAGTATTTCTATCAAGATACAAAAGTGCCGTTCAATGCTCGACCTGCAAAGGCACTCGTTTGAAACCAGAGATTCAGCAGGTTCTCATTGAAGGTAAGTCGATTTCTGATTTGTGCGCAATGACCGTCTCAGACTTGCTCCAGCATCTTCACAGATTGCGATTATCCCCTAGCCAAAAAGAAATTTGTGAAGAACTCCACCAACAGCTTTTGGGAAGACTCAGTTTTCTCCGGGATGTTGGCGTTGGCTATATGACCATGGATAGACCCACCAGAACCCTCTCGGGAGGGGAATACCAAAGACTTAACTTGGCCAATCAACTGGGCATGGGCCTTTCCCAAACCCTTTATGTGCTTGATGAGCCAACGGTAGGACTACATCCTCGTGATAATGACAAATTGATCGATGTCCTAAAAAGACTGAACGAGTTGGGCAATACTCTGGTCGTCGTAGAGCACGACCACGACGTGATCCGAAATGCCTCTCACATCATTGAGATGGGTCCCGGATCAGGCCACCTCGGTGGTGAGATTTTGTTTTCTGGAAATATCAGGGATTTCTATCATTTTGATGGATCCAACACACTGCCCTACTTGAAAGGGGCAGATAAGTGGATCCTAGAAAAATCAGAGCGGCCAATTGAACCTAAGAGCTATCAATACAAAATTGAGGTTACGGGGTGCACGGGAAACAATCTTAAAAATGTTGATCTCTCGATACCTCTCCACCGGATTGTTACGGTCACTGGGGTCAGTGGATCGGGTAAATCTTCCCTCATCACAAATACCCTCTATCCAGCTCTGGCCAGAACTTTAGGAGTTGAATATCTAGAGGGTCTGCCTTTCAAGGAATTGCGCGGAGATAATTTCATCAAGGGCGTCCTCATGATTGACCAATCACCCATCGGAAAAACCGCGCGCAGCAATCCAGTTACCTACCTAAAGGTCTACGACCATATTCGATCCCTTTTTGCGAATACGCCAGAGGCAAAAGCTTTGGGCCTTACAGCGGGAGCCTTCAGTCTCAATGTAGATGGAGGACGTTGTCCTGTCTGCAAAGGCCTCGGTCACGAAGTCGTAGATATGATATTTATGGATGATCTGGAAATTCCTTGTGATGCATGTGATCGTAAGAAATTCCGGCCTGAAATTCTGGAAATTCTCTTCAAAGACCGCAACATTCACCAAATATTAGAAATGACTGTTGCTGAGGCGATGGATTTTTTTGTCAGCTTTCCGAATATTCGTAGGCCTCTGAGCGTGCTCCGAGAGGTTGGCCTCGAATATTTGCGCCTTGGGCAAAATGCAAATTCTTTGAGTGGCGGAGAATCCCAACGACTTAAAATTGCGCGTGAATTTAATTCAACCAGTCAGAAGTCAACGCTCTATATTTTAGATGAGCCCACGACGGGGCTCCACTTTCGAGAAGTCCATTTGCTATTGGGAGTTCTCAATCGTCTTGTCGAGTCGGGAGGATCAGTCTTGCTTATTGAGCACAATCTTGAGGTTATCCGACACTCGGATTGGGTGATAGATATGGGTCCTGAGGCCGGGATTGGCGGGGGCGATGTCATTGCCGCAGCTACCCCTGATGAATTGACCAAATCCTTAAAAGGATATACTGGAAGATACTTAAAACATTACATGGATTTTATTCATCGTTCTGAAGAAGGAAAAATGGAAGTCGTACCAAGCACATCTAAAGCCGAAGATCTATTAAGCTCATGA
- a CDS encoding ABC transporter ATP-binding protein — translation MKVIYERLWPELAAYKKRVFVIVLLGAVVSGLKAASPELLRQLESAWREDDHRRAIQIPILIALVWSLSGVARYYHLFWMKFTSEQVAVKLRRDLMDKYLSLNIGFFQSFLRGSGGLMSRMISDIQTIQGGIHKISDILREPFMAILTFCYVLYLDWRLTLFILVALPIITWVMRSLAKSLRKYGRKNQEAMEDLTKTLKESLDGTRIVQSYNLESELRRRFNEQADHFLDTQKEIIHREELAGPISEALASITLAMILIYIGQQIFASKLLIGDFLAFSFSIGLLQDAVKKIQEGYIKLQQAAVALERLKNIMEIDNSVADPQEPIAFPEQWQEIEFNNVSFSFGKENILNNINLTIKRGEIVALVGSSGGGKSTLVNLLERFFDPTNGVISIGKIDIRKMTLRDLRAHIALVSQDVFLFGDTVASNIRMGNLQKDEAEIEQAARSANAHEFIRRTREGYQTRMGDQGALFSGGEKQRISIARAIYKDAPILILDEATSALDSESEVAVQKGLDELMHGRTAFVIAHRLSTIAKADRILVLKGGQIIEEGSHDVLLKQQGEYFRFYQLQC, via the coding sequence ATGAAAGTGATCTATGAGCGTCTCTGGCCAGAACTGGCTGCCTACAAAAAGAGAGTTTTTGTTATTGTACTCCTTGGGGCCGTTGTGAGCGGCCTAAAGGCCGCCTCGCCAGAGCTGCTTCGGCAACTGGAATCAGCGTGGAGAGAAGACGATCACAGACGGGCCATTCAGATACCAATCTTGATTGCCCTCGTTTGGAGTCTCAGCGGAGTGGCTCGCTACTATCATCTGTTTTGGATGAAATTTACTTCTGAACAGGTCGCTGTGAAGTTGCGACGCGATTTAATGGATAAGTATCTGAGTTTAAATATTGGCTTCTTTCAAAGTTTCTTGAGGGGTTCGGGCGGACTCATGAGCCGCATGATTAGTGACATCCAGACCATTCAAGGTGGCATCCATAAGATTTCAGATATACTTCGAGAACCTTTCATGGCCATTCTCACTTTTTGTTATGTTCTTTACCTCGACTGGAGGCTGACCCTTTTCATTTTAGTAGCTCTTCCAATCATCACTTGGGTCATGCGTTCCTTGGCAAAAAGCCTCAGAAAATATGGCCGGAAAAATCAAGAAGCAATGGAGGATTTAACGAAGACTCTCAAAGAGAGTTTGGATGGTACCAGAATTGTCCAATCGTATAACTTAGAATCTGAACTGCGCAGGCGCTTCAATGAACAAGCCGATCATTTTCTCGATACTCAAAAGGAAATTATTCATCGAGAAGAACTCGCAGGACCGATTTCAGAGGCATTGGCCTCGATTACCCTCGCAATGATCCTCATCTATATTGGGCAGCAGATTTTTGCGAGTAAACTTTTGATCGGCGACTTTCTTGCTTTTTCTTTTTCAATAGGATTGTTGCAAGACGCAGTCAAAAAAATACAAGAGGGCTATATTAAGCTACAGCAAGCTGCCGTTGCTCTTGAACGGCTCAAAAACATCATGGAGATCGATAATTCGGTCGCCGATCCGCAGGAGCCAATTGCCTTCCCTGAGCAATGGCAGGAGATTGAGTTTAACAATGTGAGTTTTTCTTTTGGTAAGGAAAACATCCTCAACAATATAAATTTGACTATTAAACGAGGAGAAATTGTGGCTCTTGTGGGCTCTAGCGGCGGGGGAAAGTCAACCCTCGTTAACCTCCTGGAGCGCTTCTTTGACCCCACCAACGGTGTCATTTCAATCGGCAAAATCGATATTAGAAAAATGACTCTTCGCGACTTACGCGCTCACATTGCGCTCGTGTCTCAAGATGTTTTTTTGTTTGGAGATACAGTTGCCTCAAATATTCGAATGGGTAATTTGCAAAAGGACGAGGCAGAAATCGAGCAGGCAGCTAGGTCAGCGAATGCCCATGAGTTTATTCGACGCACCCGTGAAGGATATCAAACACGCATGGGTGATCAGGGAGCTCTCTTTTCGGGTGGCGAAAAACAACGAATCAGTATTGCTCGGGCCATTTATAAAGACGCTCCAATTCTCATTCTGGACGAAGCAACGAGTGCCTTGGATAGTGAAAGTGAAGTTGCTGTCCAGAAAGGCCTTGATGAATTGATGCATGGTCGAACAGCTTTTGTAATTGCTCATCGGCTTTCAACTATCGCTAAAGCCGACCGAATTTTGGTACTAAAAGGTGGCCAAATTATAGAAGAAGGCAGCCACGATGTTTTACTGAAACAGCAGGGCGAGTATTTTCGTTTTTATCAGTTGCAATGCTAG